One window of Clarias gariepinus isolate MV-2021 ecotype Netherlands chromosome 21, CGAR_prim_01v2, whole genome shotgun sequence genomic DNA carries:
- the LOC128509440 gene encoding coiled-coil domain-containing protein 180-like, giving the protein MTETRVVPSGKVYRQMFDAQAHLSLSLHDIRRRRATHAGCLSGDDPISRSTDTGSPQHPLKNQTGDEGDYSEVTMRNQLFSGTKPVVTVDQSVHEEIRGLPDSVVSAKTGSDIIERLTKKKQREHNEAAIQLKRDLTALSVRFESLLRETGEDFLLKLSEYDEEVERLIQKTEHIGDLEAFSYQDLHELWNSVSHVSAMRRNCIQELDKLFVKYEIERAEMITALLQNHSVKLEKISYVMPSDVHRLINNEAMMINQALLANKRAVAKLHLNLIEEDLQKKFLYHQKWQTKLQEWKKIKVTAAVSQFIGFMNSPEIQNPKNVRDTLNTMRTKQEAYKEQRLKILEEVRNMTPPLCSQSSAANWFSSLSAVNEQIDCMHSETITQLREYYMNTWQDCFLEVERFKREVSNCEITSDEIQDIVNSEMVPLIGKCQTQAEESLAAMEEAFEGLVKTAAPLSKSLLKFVHGAANVWEVHCAGLQRTEPQVQRCLDEVSKKYEEKKQKKEAQLDALMDKLRQESTEEDLKARLQQILNLLEEIKQGCVNFYKEGVDTVDTYPVMVLKEIHTYSIAVSQYFNVNEIYSQNPEELQKLYPSLIIGAFQEVTPQEHTPGLAHAEEFRDTQNDETFTTVKGNIYSCPVMQCDDAEEHLNAMEVEMLLYPSLIAELQRDVRRKFFNHLEERNQEVLNDTVAIMETKKEKLKAELDLHLHVHQLRAKRIKMDVYNVRAVELVLHQDHVDRHCKGILQALSDFRNDFNDFQVTKRKINEEFCTKVCGMEDALYSATKSETLVKLSASLQIILAEHLDDIQESQRQFRRDLENGFKGLREANAQLLKNFKLFAEGGNFTPKEITQYRKSLEKIAKHIDSADEALMLDMEVAESKCLSQAKDVTGKFEEKLQVMKVDLMFLEKIQRVLANTRIQIKSEAMRSNTQKKMITIVMSELKEKLDAYTQQHSLDTKVTSGDIFGLITSLKEELRKRCQYLDCYLDTSMAVSLPDTPLQGAFALAARPRSRKQENVGGQAANPLLQPSCMGAAFMDDKAVEVIRGLLRIRKPQTFQEVNEDIKEKNAITVPVGPSSTPGSGQRSARTLNSLSGLEAPHRKSPESVTSQSLRRLTKPTRFDKRFQVFGPKPDGQQENLSFKGLITNILWEANELLLQVAEDYYKKKERRLIIRPQYIQQSFELCAEDLNNRLLVYQNQSHEYRRGCVQEFCKQLKTIEENICEIPEVLLTKLRDQHLEDLSQSLTLIRQQFEETQQQSEQKKRKHSSQLCVRLSHPACEEELNRLITAEDDRQEEQRKTIEDTKVKLQVCIQKNADDFVTSLATLTENLLFQLDNILTIDEIQDGVVEPKQQNFTTLVRQMQAAILPEEQKKRPLLLEKGRRVWPGVTYFGPTDCSSVKQQNRQTATVTTAKVTQSQLKVMEVRNILHQSYEKRIMDEFEDVEESRQKQEAELFCWQEHWRSQLKTLSTLNSE; this is encoded by the exons ATGACTGAGACTCGCGTTGTTCCAAGCGGGAAGGTTTACAGACAGATGTTTGACGCTCAG GCTCACTTGTCACTGTCTCTTCATGACATAAGGAGAAGGCGTGCTACACATGCAGGCTGTCTGAGTGGAGATGACCCCATTAGCAGGAGCACAGATACTGGATCCCCTCAGCATCCTCTAAAAAATCAAACTGGGGATGAGGGAGACTACTCTGAGGTCACCATGAG AAACCAGCTGTTTTCAGGAACAAAGCCTGTGGTAACAGTCGACCAGAGTGTTCATGAGGAGATCAGAGGACTACCTGACAGTGTCG TTTCAGCAAAGACAGGCTCAGACATCATTGAGAGACTCACAAAGAAGAAACAAAGAGAGCACAATGAAGCTGCCATTCAGCTCAAAAGAGATCTTACTGCTCTCAGTGTG CGGTTTGAGTCATTGTTGAGAGAAACTGGAGAAGATTTCCTTCTCAAACTGTCAGAATACGATGAGGAGGTGGAGAGATTGATACAGAAAACAGAACATATTGGTGATTTAGAAGCCTTTAGCTATCAG GATCTACATGAGCTTTGGAACTCTGTGAGCCATGTGAGTGCTATGAGAAGAAATTGTATCCAGGAGCTGGATAAGCTGTTTGTCAAATATGAGATTGAACGAGCAGAAATG aTTACTGCATTGCTACAGAATCACTCAGTGAAACTCGAAAAAATCAGTTATGTGATGCCCAGTGATGTCCACCggttaattaataatgaagCTATG atgataaATCAAGCATTGCTAGCAAACAAACGGGCTGTGGCCAAACTACATTTGAACTTAATAGAGGAGGATTTGCAGAAAAAGTTTCTTTATCACCAGAAATGGCAGACAAAGCTTCAGGAGTGGAAAAAAATCAAGGTCACTGCTGCAGTCAGCCAGTTTAT AGGTTTCATGAACAGCCCTGAGATTCAAAACCCCAAAAATGTACGAGACACTTTAAACACCATGAGGACAAAACAAGAAGCATACAAAGAGCAACGGCTCAAAATCCTTGAGGAAGTCAG aaatatgactCCACCCCTCTGCTCGCAATCATCTGCTGCTAATTGGTTCTCCTCTTTATCTGCAGTTAATGAGCAAATTG ATTGCATGCACAGTGAGACCATAACACAACTGCGTGAATATTATATGAATACCTGGCAAGACTGTTTCCTAGAAGTGGAACGTTTTAAG AGAGAAGTATCTAACTGTGAAATCACCTCAGACGAGATACAGGACATTGTTAATAGTGAGATGGTGCCTCTTATTGGCAAGTGCCAGACCCAAGCAGAGGAGAGTTTAGCAGCAATGGAA gaagCATTTGAGGGTTTGGTCAAAACTGCAGCACCCTTGAGTAAGTCTTTGTTAAAGTTTGTTCATGGGGCAGCTAATGTCTGGGAGGTGCACTGCGCAGGTCTGCAGAGGACAGAGCCGCAGGTGCAGCGTTGTCTTGATGAAGTCAGCaagaaatatgaagaaaaaaaacaa AAAAAAGAGGCTCAGCTGGATGCGTTGATGGACAAACTCAGGCAGGAAAGCACAGAGGAGGACCTCAAAGCTAGACTGCAACAAATACTCAACCTTTTAGAAGAAATTAAGCAAGG ATGTGTTAATTTTTATAAGGAAGGAGTTGATACAGTGGACACTTACCCTGTAATGGTCCTAAaggaaatacacacatacagcatAGCAGTCAGTCAGTACTTCAACGTCAATGAAATATACAGTCAG AACCCAGAGGAGCTTCAGAAACTTTATCCTTCACTTATCATCG GTGCTTTCCAGGAAGTTACTCCTCAAGAACACACTCCTGGTTTAGCTCATGCTGAG GAGTTTAGAGACACACAGAATGATGAAACTTTCACAACAGTAAAGGGAAACATCTACAGTTGCCCTGTAATGCAGTGTGATGATGCTGAAGAGCATTTGAATGCTATGGAAGTAGAAATGCTTTTGTATCCAAGTCTCATAGCTGAACTGCAAAGAGA TGTGAGAAGAAAATTCTTTAATCACCTTGAGGAGAGGAATCAGGAGGTTCTGAATGACACAGTGGCCATCATGGAAACCAAGAAAGAGAAGCTGAAGGCTGAGTTGGATCTCCACCTTCATGTTCATCAGCTTCGAGCCAAAAGAATTAAGATGGACGTTTATAATGTCAGAGCAG TTGAATTGGTCTTGCATCAAGATCATGTGGATCGACACTGCAAAGGTATTCTACAGGCTCTATCTGATTTCCGTAATGACTTCAACGACTTCCAGGTCACAAAGCGCAAAATAAATGAAGAGTTTTGTACTAAAGTCTGTGGCATGGAAGATGCACTATACAGTGCAACCAAGTCTGAGAC GTTGGTGAAACTCAGTGCTTCACTACAAATCATCTTGGCTGAACATTTAGATGACATCCAGGAATCACAGAGGCAATTTAGACGGGATTTGGAGAATGGATTTAAGGGCCTTAGAGAGGCAAATGCACAGTTGCTGAAAAATTTCAA GTTGTTTGCTGAAGGAGGTAATTTTACCCCAAAAGAGATTACCCAATACAGGAAGAGTCTGGAGAAGATCGCTAAGCACATTGACTCAGCTGATGAGGCGCTAATGCTGGACATGGAGGTCGCAGAGTCCAAATGCCTAAGCCAA GCAAAAGACGTAACCGGTAAGTTTGAAGAGAAGCTCCAGGTTATGAAAGTGGATCTTATGTTTCTTGAGAAAATCCAGAGAGTACTCGCAAACACCCGTATCCAGATTAAATCAGAg GCCATGAGGAGTAACactcagaaaaaaatgattaccATTGTGATGAGTGAACTGAAAGAAAAACTCGATGCCTACACACAACAACACAGTCTGGATACTAAA GTTACATCTGGTGATATTTTTGGTTTAATAACTTCACTGAAAGAAGAACTCAGAAAAAGATGTCAGTACCTGGACTGTTATCTG GACACTTCTATGGCTGTTTCGTTGCCTGACACGCCTCTGCAGGGGGCGTTTGCGCTTGCTGCTCGTCCACGGTCCCGTAAGCAGGAGAATGTAGGAGGCCAAGCTGCAAATCCCCTTCTCCAGCCCAGCTGCATGGGAGCTGCATTTATGGATGACAAAGCTGTAGAGGTGATCAGAGGACTGTTAAG GATAAGGAAACCTCAGACCTTCCAAGAGGTCAATGAAGATATTAAAGAGAAAAACGCAATAACAG TTCCGGTCGGTCCAAGTTCTACTCCAGGGTCAGGGCAAAGGTCAGCGAGGACTCTGAACTCCCTGTCTGGTTTAGAGGCCCCACACAGGAAATCACCTGAGTCAGTTACTTCACAGAG tTTGAGGAGGTTGACCAAACCCACCCGGTTTGATAAGCGATTCCAAGTGTTCGGCCCTAAACCTGATGGCCAACAggaaaa CCTCAGCTTTAAGGGTTTGATCACTAACATTCTGTGGGAAGCCAATGAGCTTCTCCTTCAGGTGGCTGAG GACTACTACAAGAAAAAGGAGCGCCGCTTGATCATCCGTCCTCAGTATATTCAGCAGTCCTTTGAGCTGTGTGCTGAGGACCTGAACAACAGACTCCTGGTCTACCAGAATCAATCTCATGAGTACCGCCGTGGTTGTGTACAAG AGTTCTGTAAACAGCTGAAGACCATTGAAGAGAATATCTGTGAGATACCTGAAGTGCTTCTAACGAAACTGCGGGATCAGCATTTGGAGGACCTGAGTCAGAGTTTGACACTCATCCGCCAGCAGTTTGAAGAGACACAGCAACAAAGTGAACAAAAGAAG AGAAAACACAGCAGTCAGCTGTGTGTACGTCTGAGCCACCCGGCTTGTGAAGAAGAACTAAACAGGCTGATCACGGCTGAGGATGACAGGCAGGAAGAGCAGAGGAAGACTATTGAGGATACCAAAGTGAAACTCCAG GTCTGTATTCAGAAGAATGCAGATGACTTTGTGACTTCACTTGCCACATTGACAGAAAACTTGCTCTTCCAATTGGACAACATCCTGACCATTGACGAAATCCAAGATGGAG TGGTAgaaccaaaacaacaaaacttcaCAACACTTGTTCGTCAAATGCAAGCGGCTATTCTACCAGAGGAGCAGAAGAAGAGACCTTTATTATTGGAAAAAGGAAGAAG AGTGTGGCCAGGAGTTACTTATTTTGGACCCACCGATTGTTCATCTGTCAAGCAACAGAACCGACAGACAGCCACAGTCACTACAGCTAAAGTTACACAGTCACAGCTCAAGGTTATGGAGGTTCGAAATATACTGCATCAG AGTTACGAGAAGAGGATAATGGATGAGTTTGAAGATGTGGAGGAATCTAGGCAgaaacaggaggcagagttgttCTGTTGGCAAGAGCACTGGAGAAGCCAACTAAAAACTCTCTCTACACTCAACTCAGAGTAA